A region from the Papio anubis isolate 15944 chromosome 6, Panubis1.0, whole genome shotgun sequence genome encodes:
- the LOC101007642 gene encoding olfactory receptor 12D3 yields MENVTTMNEFLLLGLTGVQELQPLFFGIFLIIYLINLIGNGSILVMVVLEPQLHSPMYFFLGNLSCLDICYSSVTLPKLLVNLVSTRRAISFLGCITQLHFFHFLGSTEAILLAIMAFDRFVAICNPLRYTVIMNPQVCILLASGAWLISFFYALMHSVMTAHLSFCGSQKLNHFFCDVKPLLELACSNTLLNQWLLSIVTGSISMGGFFLTLLSYFYIIGFLLFKNRSCRILHKALSTCASHFMVVCLFYGPVGLTYIRPASATFMIQDRIMAIIYSTITPVLNPLIYTLRNKEVMMALKKIFGRRLFKDW; encoded by the coding sequence ATGGAGAATGTCACTACAATGAATGAGTTTCTTCTACTTGGCCTGACTGGTGTTCAGGAGCTGCAGCCTCtcttctttgggattttcttaATCATTTACCTGATAAACTTGATTGGAAATGGATCTATATTGGTGATGGTTGTTTTGGAACCACAACTCCATTCccccatgtatttttttctgggaaaCCTTTCTTGTCTGGATATTTGCTATTCTTCAGTGACACTACCCAAGCTGCTCGTAAACCTCGTCTCCACTCGCAGGGCTATATCTTTTCTAGGCTGTATCACCCAGCTACACTTCTTCCACTTTCTGGGAAGTACAGAGGCCATTTTACTGGCTATCATGGCCTTTGACCGTTTTGTTGCTATCTGCAATCCTCTCCGCTACACTGTCATCATGAACCCCCAGGTGTGTATTCTGTTGGCGTCTGGGGCATGGCTCATCAGCTTCTTTTATGCTCTGATGCATTCTGTCATGACTGCACACCTGAGTTTTTGTGGCTCTCAGAAACTCAATCACTTCTTCTGCGATGTCAAGCCGCTCTTAGAACTGGCCTGTAGTAACACACTACTCAATCAGTGGCTTCTTTCCATTGTCACAGGCAGCATATCCATGGGAGGGTTCTTTCTGACTCTTCTCTCCTACTTCTATATAATTGGCTTCCTTCTGTTTAAGAACAGGTCCTGCAGAATACTCCATAAGGCTCTGTCCACTTGTGCCTCCCATTTTATGGTGGTATGTCTTTTCTATGGACCTGTGGGCCTCACATATATTcgtcctgcttcagccaccttcATGATTCAGGACCGGATAATGGCCATCATATATAGCACCATCACCCCTGTCCTGAACCCATTGATCTACACCCTTAGGAACAAAGAAGTGATGATGGCTCTGAAGAAAATCTTTGGGAGGAGGTTGTTTAAAGACTGGTAG